In the genome of Fulvivirga maritima, one region contains:
- the queG gene encoding tRNA epoxyqueuosine(34) reductase QueG, whose product MQSKSERSQIIKKIAHDLGFMFCGIAKAEFLEDEAPRLEKWLKQNMHGKMSYMENHFDKRLDPTKLVPGAKSVVSLAYNYYPEENLAKENSFKVAKYAYGKDYHFVIKEKLKLFLEMIREEIGDVDGRVFVDSAPVMERAWAEKSGVGWIGKNSLILRKQAGSFFFLAELIIDLELEHDGPVKDYCGTCSACMDNCPTDAITEPTVIDANRCISYLTIELKDEIPKELHSKMEDWVFGCDICQDVCPWNRFSKAHQEPQFKPHPQLGDLDKKEWKELTRELFNEIFRKSAVKRTKYEGLMRNIQAAENEGDS is encoded by the coding sequence GTGCAGTCAAAAAGTGAAAGAAGCCAAATTATTAAAAAGATAGCTCATGACTTGGGGTTTATGTTTTGCGGTATAGCCAAAGCTGAATTTCTGGAAGATGAAGCCCCACGCCTGGAAAAGTGGCTAAAGCAAAACATGCACGGCAAAATGAGCTACATGGAAAATCACTTCGACAAAAGACTTGACCCTACCAAGCTGGTTCCCGGAGCCAAGTCAGTGGTAAGCCTGGCTTATAACTACTATCCCGAAGAGAACCTGGCCAAAGAAAATAGCTTTAAAGTGGCTAAATATGCTTACGGAAAAGATTATCATTTCGTAATAAAAGAAAAGCTCAAGCTCTTTCTTGAAATGATCAGGGAAGAAATTGGTGATGTAGATGGTCGTGTATTTGTAGACTCAGCACCAGTAATGGAACGTGCCTGGGCCGAAAAAAGTGGGGTAGGTTGGATAGGGAAAAACAGCCTGATTTTAAGAAAACAAGCCGGCAGCTTCTTCTTCCTGGCTGAGCTAATTATAGATTTAGAATTAGAGCATGATGGCCCCGTGAAGGATTACTGCGGCACTTGTAGCGCTTGCATGGATAACTGCCCCACAGACGCCATTACGGAACCCACCGTGATAGACGCTAACCGATGCATCTCATACCTAACCATAGAACTCAAAGACGAAATACCTAAAGAACTGCACTCTAAAATGGAAGATTGGGTATTTGGCTGCGACATATGCCAGGATGTGTGCCCCTGGAACCGATTCTCTAAAGCTCACCAGGAGCCACAATTTAAACCACATCCTCAGCTTGGCGATTTAGACAAAAAGGAGTGGAAAGAACTCACCCGAGAGCTTTTTAACGAAATCTTTAGAAAATCCGCGGTAAAAAGAACAAAGTACGAAGGACTGATGAGAAACATACAAGCAGCTGAAAATGAAGGTGATAGTTAG
- a CDS encoding S41 family peptidase produces MKACHLFLLLVLCIIKTSTFANPNKDRDTKLFTLCKTWGLVKYYHSEVQKGKIDMDSDVLSMIDKINNDPEADVNVLISDWLKEIGPHKSCEKCITPEDIQFVKNFNDSWIESNSILNNDNKGYLSTLIGSPVKDNQFYVNQNSKSKRTEITHEKKYTLKDVEDQSMRLLLLFRYWNTIEYFFPYKFMMDEDWDDVLREFIPDFIKANTIKDFQLTFLRLIVKIDDSHGNMFTDEIYDFFGTKYVPVAFAIRDNKALIVDLLNEDLSTKNNLQKGDYIIKIGDFSIEDKIKEISPYLPGSNLANKSLNYRYSVLNGNEDTVSLTLVRGQDTIQQYVQRYTLEEINYQYPKSAKWEMLEDNILYVNLDKLRYDEIDDLKIELKKAKGVVVDVRNYPKYLMKRSFVGLFKSEESDYYKCIVADFNRPGMFKYKKARTSGPVGGYQFEGPVVALVNSRTISHSEFIVMDLQSCENVTVIGTQTAGAEGNVISYEVVDKMYTAFTGIGIFYPDGSNIQRSGVKIDIPVEYTEEVLIKGEDAALKKAIEFLSTDDL; encoded by the coding sequence ATGAAAGCATGCCACCTATTTTTACTTTTAGTACTCTGTATAATAAAAACGAGTACTTTTGCTAACCCTAATAAAGACAGAGATACAAAACTCTTCACCCTATGTAAAACATGGGGTCTGGTAAAATATTATCACTCTGAAGTTCAAAAGGGTAAGATTGATATGGACAGCGACGTCCTGTCTATGATTGATAAGATCAATAATGACCCTGAAGCAGATGTTAATGTTTTAATTAGTGACTGGTTAAAGGAAATAGGACCGCATAAGAGTTGTGAAAAATGCATCACTCCAGAGGATATTCAATTTGTAAAAAATTTTAATGATTCATGGATAGAAAGCAATTCAATATTAAATAACGACAATAAAGGGTATTTATCAACTCTCATTGGATCACCTGTAAAGGATAACCAGTTTTACGTCAATCAGAATTCCAAAAGTAAAAGGACTGAAATAACTCATGAGAAAAAATATACCTTAAAAGACGTTGAAGATCAGAGCATGAGATTACTCCTTCTTTTTAGGTATTGGAATACGATTGAATACTTCTTTCCTTATAAGTTTATGATGGATGAAGACTGGGATGACGTGCTAAGAGAATTTATACCTGATTTTATTAAAGCCAATACTATCAAAGATTTTCAGTTGACCTTTTTAAGACTAATAGTAAAAATAGACGATAGCCATGGCAATATGTTTACAGATGAAATCTATGATTTTTTTGGAACCAAATATGTACCTGTAGCTTTCGCTATAAGAGATAATAAGGCCCTAATTGTCGACTTATTAAATGAAGATTTATCGACTAAAAATAATCTTCAAAAGGGTGACTACATTATCAAAATAGGAGACTTCAGTATTGAGGATAAAATAAAGGAGATAAGCCCTTATCTCCCCGGTAGTAATTTGGCTAATAAAAGTTTGAACTATCGGTATAGTGTTTTAAATGGCAATGAAGACACTGTCAGTTTAACTCTCGTCAGGGGACAAGATACTATTCAGCAGTATGTGCAAAGATATACACTTGAAGAGATTAATTATCAATATCCTAAATCAGCTAAATGGGAAATGCTGGAGGATAATATCTTATATGTCAACCTTGACAAACTAAGGTATGATGAGATAGATGATCTCAAAATTGAACTCAAAAAAGCAAAAGGTGTAGTAGTTGACGTGAGAAACTATCCAAAATACTTAATGAAACGTTCATTTGTAGGCCTTTTCAAAAGTGAGGAATCGGATTATTACAAGTGTATAGTTGCAGACTTTAATAGGCCTGGGATGTTTAAATATAAAAAAGCCAGAACCTCTGGGCCTGTAGGCGGTTATCAATTTGAAGGTCCTGTTGTAGCACTCGTAAATTCCAGAACCATAAGTCATTCGGAATTTATAGTTATGGATCTTCAAAGTTGTGAAAATGTTACGGTTATAGGCACCCAAACTGCTGGAGCTGAAGGTAATGTAATTTCTTATGAAGTAGTTGATAAGATGTACACAGCCTTTACAGGAATAGGCATATTCTACCCAGACGGTAGCAATATTCAAAGAAGTGGTGTGAAAATCGATATTCCGGTAGAATATACAGAAGAAGTCCTGATAAAAGGTGAAGATGCTGCTCTAAAGAAAGCTATTGAATTCCTGAGTACGGATGATCTATAA
- a CDS encoding Spy/CpxP family protein refolding chaperone has product MKKILMLVWLTSISWVGFSQDVFQQELYSADLVMKYRNEIKLTDKQVTAIKKIHADHMANFNSLKWDMDAYQVSMKQMLEGSHVDSEKSIDMLEKMLVLEKDAKKIRLSMLIEIKNQLTAAQQKELNKYKEADGQLSYNFITPINENPRVVLKIDQVQADSGPKYYIKTASGLKEVDSVKDLNPADIKSLNVYKGETAVEKFGETAANGVIVVELK; this is encoded by the coding sequence ATGAAAAAGATACTAATGCTCGTATGGCTCACCTCCATTTCATGGGTGGGGTTTAGTCAGGATGTATTTCAACAGGAGCTGTATAGTGCTGACCTGGTAATGAAATACCGTAATGAAATTAAACTTACTGATAAACAGGTGACTGCAATTAAGAAAATTCATGCCGATCATATGGCCAATTTTAATTCTTTAAAATGGGATATGGATGCTTACCAGGTCAGTATGAAGCAAATGTTGGAAGGTAGTCATGTAGATTCTGAAAAATCTATTGATATGCTGGAAAAAATGTTGGTTTTGGAAAAGGACGCAAAAAAAATACGACTATCTATGCTTATTGAGATCAAGAATCAATTAACGGCTGCTCAACAAAAAGAACTTAATAAATATAAAGAAGCCGATGGGCAGCTATCCTATAATTTTATAACTCCTATCAATGAGAATCCAAGGGTTGTGCTTAAAATTGATCAGGTGCAGGCAGATTCAGGGCCAAAATATTATATTAAAACAGCATCTGGCCTTAAAGAAGTGGATTCTGTTAAAGATCTGAATCCTGCAGATATTAAGAGCTTAAATGTTTACAAAGGAGAGACCGCAGTAGAGAAGTTTGGCGAAACAGCGGCCAATGGAGTAATTGTAGTAGAACTGAAATAA
- a CDS encoding RNA polymerase sigma factor → MTQKELEHQLKVMHKEAFLWARQCCFYDSDTANEVLQQVYLKVLEGRAKYRGKSTVKTWLFSVVKYTAIDLLKKESKFSSLDMADISMLQNDTSETEAENYEALLKLLPERQQEVLLLVFYHNLTLEEVAGVLNVSLGTVRTHYDRGKKKLKELIQDKYAYGR, encoded by the coding sequence ATGACACAAAAAGAGTTAGAGCACCAATTAAAAGTTATGCATAAGGAAGCTTTCCTTTGGGCTCGTCAGTGCTGTTTTTATGATAGTGATACGGCTAATGAAGTGTTGCAGCAAGTGTATTTGAAAGTGTTAGAGGGGAGGGCTAAATACCGAGGTAAGTCAACGGTGAAAACCTGGTTGTTTTCTGTTGTAAAGTATACAGCTATTGATTTGCTAAAGAAGGAGAGTAAGTTTTCCAGTTTAGATATGGCTGATATTTCAATGCTGCAGAATGACACCTCTGAAACGGAAGCGGAGAATTATGAGGCCTTATTGAAACTACTCCCTGAGAGGCAGCAAGAAGTGCTTCTGCTGGTTTTTTATCATAACCTCACGCTGGAAGAAGTTGCCGGAGTCTTAAATGTGAGTTTAGGTACGGTGCGTACACATTATGACCGCGGAAAGAAAAAATTGAAAGAGCTGATTCAAGATAAATATGCTTATGGAAGATGA
- a CDS encoding PadR family transcriptional regulator, translated as MKETRLGEFEEVILLLVGILEEDAYAFKISDEFEAQTGRSVSIGAVHSTLNRLSEKGFLNSEMGASSPERGGRRKRIYTITALGHRVLTEAKDFRVSLWNQFPGLANG; from the coding sequence ATGAAAGAAACTCGATTAGGAGAGTTTGAAGAAGTGATATTATTACTGGTAGGCATATTAGAAGAAGATGCCTATGCTTTTAAAATATCAGATGAATTTGAAGCGCAAACAGGGCGTTCTGTTTCTATAGGAGCGGTACACTCCACCTTAAACCGACTTTCGGAAAAAGGCTTTCTTAATTCTGAAATGGGTGCTTCTTCTCCAGAAAGAGGAGGCAGAAGAAAGCGAATATATACAATTACTGCATTGGGGCACAGGGTGTTGACAGAGGCGAAGGATTTTAGGGTTTCCCTTTGGAACCAATTTCCTGGTCTTGCCAATGGTTAA
- a CDS encoding ABC transporter permease: MVKKNNTPPKLAERLLLWFLKEQLAEEVLGDLNEKFYSEAANGSLRRAKLNYWHQVIHYLRPFAIKSISSKTQNIMLIHHLKIGFRSIRSSKSYSIINISGLALGLASFLFIMLWVNDELQMDNFHSKSQQLYNVYQTIEEQSGNLNGSPNTPLSNAGALLLDSAESEIPEVKMVNHYATGYELPWGFPKTFRRGEKLFKLSGSRASPNFFEMFDYPIIAGSKQAAIKDISRIAISRKMALMFFDSPEEAIGKTLNYENNLDFQVQAVFEDVPQNSSLEFDYVINIENQILRKVEWASHKIITTYLLEEGANPDEVSQKLSAYLSHRVDENAGNKVSVGLQPFKDQYLVSGFDNGKPANGKMAYVKLFIGVAIFILIVACINFMNLSTARSVKKGKEVAVRKVVGSSKSLLVQQFLSEFLLMTLMAFALAVLIVFSLLPAFNQFTGKQIELPLTELWFWASLLVLAFMTSFAAGAYPSFFLSALVPARILKGTVRFSNRSRLFQKGLVVFQFCLSIMLLISTVVFTWQTNYIRNSNLGYDKENLIYVRIEGNLNPKYDLLRKRLNSMPGIALVDRSSEAPHAMNFETADPINWEGKQEGQVVSFKPVSVGFDFTKIMDLQVVEGRAFDRNIASDSNAFMINEIALREMGIKDPIGKWISAWEKKGHIVGVLKDFHTHSFKQKIKPLVVDVKEDLYFGEVIVRTEPGKTKEALASMEQVLEEINPDYPFSYKFLDAEYMKLYKSEETVSNLCNLFAGLAIIISCLGLLGLSMFSAQQRTKEMGIRKVLGADAGHILSKFSVQFLVLVAIAFLITVPLAWLLMNDWLQGFAYRIDLSWWIFALVGLIILGITLLTVSFQSFKLARINPARTLRSE; the protein is encoded by the coding sequence ATGGTTAAGAAAAACAACACACCACCTAAGCTTGCAGAACGCTTACTTCTCTGGTTTTTAAAAGAGCAGCTGGCAGAAGAGGTATTAGGTGATTTGAACGAGAAATTTTATAGCGAAGCTGCAAATGGGTCATTGCGGCGAGCTAAACTCAATTATTGGCATCAGGTAATTCATTATCTGAGACCATTTGCAATAAAAAGTATTAGTTCAAAAACTCAAAACATCATGCTTATTCACCACCTAAAAATTGGCTTTAGAAGCATTAGGTCTTCTAAGTCATATTCCATCATCAATATTTCAGGGCTCGCCCTGGGTCTGGCATCCTTCCTCTTCATTATGCTATGGGTTAATGACGAGCTCCAGATGGATAACTTTCACTCCAAAAGCCAGCAGCTTTATAATGTCTACCAAACCATAGAAGAACAATCCGGCAATCTAAATGGCAGCCCCAATACGCCCTTAAGCAATGCAGGAGCTTTACTTTTAGATTCCGCTGAAAGTGAAATTCCTGAGGTGAAAATGGTCAATCACTATGCCACGGGCTATGAATTGCCGTGGGGGTTTCCTAAAACCTTTAGACGGGGAGAAAAGCTGTTTAAGCTGTCAGGCTCAAGAGCAAGCCCTAATTTCTTTGAGATGTTTGACTATCCCATTATTGCGGGCAGTAAGCAGGCGGCCATTAAAGATATTAGCAGGATAGCCATATCCAGAAAAATGGCTCTAATGTTTTTCGATTCACCGGAGGAGGCCATTGGCAAAACCCTCAACTATGAAAATAATCTCGATTTTCAGGTGCAGGCTGTTTTTGAAGATGTGCCCCAAAATAGTTCTCTGGAGTTTGATTATGTCATAAACATAGAAAATCAAATTTTGCGTAAAGTGGAATGGGCATCTCATAAAATCATTACTACTTATTTATTAGAAGAAGGGGCTAATCCTGATGAAGTCTCACAAAAGCTCAGTGCTTATTTGTCCCATCGCGTGGATGAAAATGCGGGAAACAAAGTGAGTGTAGGGTTGCAGCCATTTAAAGATCAGTATCTGGTTTCCGGTTTTGATAATGGTAAGCCTGCTAACGGTAAAATGGCCTATGTGAAGTTGTTCATCGGGGTAGCCATATTTATTTTAATTGTGGCCTGCATTAATTTCATGAATTTGTCTACTGCGCGTTCGGTTAAAAAAGGTAAGGAAGTGGCCGTTCGCAAAGTGGTGGGCTCTTCAAAAAGCCTACTGGTGCAGCAGTTTCTCAGTGAATTTTTGCTAATGACCTTAATGGCATTCGCATTGGCTGTATTAATAGTGTTTAGCCTGTTGCCAGCGTTTAATCAGTTTACCGGTAAGCAAATTGAACTTCCACTTACAGAATTGTGGTTTTGGGCCTCTCTCTTGGTGCTTGCTTTTATGACCAGTTTTGCTGCCGGGGCCTATCCTTCATTCTTTTTATCTGCACTTGTTCCAGCCAGAATATTAAAAGGTACTGTTCGTTTTTCAAATCGCTCAAGGCTCTTTCAAAAAGGATTGGTGGTGTTTCAGTTTTGCCTTTCTATTATGCTACTCATTTCCACAGTGGTATTTACCTGGCAAACTAACTATATCAGAAACAGCAACTTAGGTTACGATAAGGAAAATCTCATCTATGTGAGAATAGAAGGAAACCTAAATCCCAAATATGATTTATTAAGAAAAAGGTTGAATTCCATGCCAGGGATAGCTTTGGTAGACCGAAGCAGTGAGGCACCTCATGCCATGAATTTTGAGACAGCTGATCCTATTAATTGGGAGGGCAAGCAAGAAGGTCAGGTGGTGAGTTTTAAGCCAGTTTCCGTTGGGTTTGATTTTACCAAAATAATGGACTTACAAGTGGTGGAGGGACGTGCTTTTGACAGGAATATCGCCAGTGATTCTAATGCTTTTATGATTAATGAAATTGCCCTAAGAGAAATGGGCATAAAAGATCCGATAGGTAAATGGATATCTGCCTGGGAAAAGAAGGGGCACATTGTGGGCGTGCTGAAAGATTTTCATACTCATTCCTTCAAGCAGAAGATAAAGCCACTGGTGGTAGATGTAAAAGAAGACTTATATTTTGGAGAAGTTATCGTACGTACGGAGCCAGGGAAAACTAAAGAAGCATTAGCCAGCATGGAGCAGGTGCTTGAAGAGATCAACCCTGATTATCCGTTTAGCTACAAGTTTTTAGATGCTGAGTACATGAAGCTTTACAAGAGTGAGGAAACAGTGTCTAACCTTTGTAATCTGTTTGCCGGGCTGGCCATAATTATTTCTTGCCTGGGCTTATTAGGCTTATCTATGTTTTCTGCTCAGCAGCGGACCAAAGAGATGGGAATACGAAAGGTGCTGGGTGCGGATGCAGGCCATATCTTATCGAAATTTTCTGTTCAATTCCTGGTGCTGGTAGCTATAGCATTTCTTATTACTGTGCCACTGGCCTGGCTTTTAATGAACGACTGGCTGCAAGGTTTTGCATACCGAATAGACTTAAGCTGGTGGATTTTTGCTCTGGTAGGTCTCATAATATTAGGCATTACCTTACTTACCGTGAGTTTTCAGTCCTTCAAGTTGGCCAGGATCAACCCTGCTCGTACACTGAGATCTGAATAG
- a CDS encoding permease prefix domain 2-containing transporter: MKTTKKSIPPQLAERLLTWFLKDELAEEVLGDLDEKFYVPLQKGHCGGLSLIIGIRCCIISGLLLLEFLGQTQIQQSCSKII; encoded by the coding sequence GTGAAAACAACAAAAAAGTCGATACCACCCCAACTGGCCGAACGCCTGCTCACCTGGTTCCTAAAAGATGAGCTGGCCGAAGAAGTACTGGGTGATCTGGATGAAAAATTTTATGTACCGCTGCAAAAGGGTCATTGTGGCGGGCTAAGCTTAATTATTGGTATCAGGTGCTGCATTATTTCAGGCCTTTTGCTATTAGAATTTTTAGGTCAAACTCAAATACAACAGTCATGTTCCAAAATAATTTAA
- a CDS encoding ABC transporter permease, giving the protein MFSMINVFGLATSMAACLIIFQYVEFEYSYDDFRKPNVYRVFHEGFSYGESLGERAQSSPALSPAYNREIPEVEHAARLIHTDPLMPDPVMQVGENSFHESKIYFADPDFLEMFSYNMRSGNIKNALSNPDHVAISASMAQKYFPFQEPVGKSITLHQGERGSVDLKVSGVFEDIPANSHLHTDFLISFSTIPFNLDENWDWDNFYNYIELRPDADPAIVENKMAATMKKYRGDLMDAWADNGYRSEKHLTQIQNIHLDSHMEEEAEPNGSRQTVNFLMIIACFILVIAWINYLNLTVAKAVERAKEIGVRKVIGSSRRQLIGQFLSESLVVNLLAAAVAVIVSQLLLPGVRSLLGWQFSMHYNFELILIAFAILLAGTFLSGFYPSFILSAYRPLDVLKNKVTSSRGGVKLRKVLVAFQFAASIILIIGTFVVKSQLNFMRERDLGYDPEQMLVVKGPGMQDSTYTKHLSYFKELTNQLSGVKVVARSTDVPGKELSWGRKFYQSATPENKVGLRIVAIDEDFFDAYDMTFQAGRNFDKETATDRAGLIFNEQAIKELGFVSPESAIDQEVVWMENSEDEHQKQVVGVVKDYNQESLHKEVAPMVFVLKRYLNAPWTGEYLSIKLSNSNYLSLTNEIKDNWGKAFPNSPFEYFFLDEHFNQQYKSDQQFSRIFTVFSALAIIIALMGLFGLTSYITLQRTKEIGIRKVLGAKTLQIVKLFTAEYTVIVIVSMLIAMPIAYYFTLQWLSNFAFKANFSVWYFAVLGVVIIVGTWLIIGLQTLKGASVNPVECLKDE; this is encoded by the coding sequence ATGTTTTCGATGATAAATGTCTTCGGGCTTGCTACAAGTATGGCTGCATGCCTCATTATTTTTCAGTATGTAGAATTTGAATATAGTTACGATGATTTCCGTAAGCCGAATGTTTACAGGGTGTTCCATGAGGGGTTTTCCTATGGTGAAAGTTTAGGAGAAAGAGCGCAGAGCTCCCCAGCCCTGAGTCCGGCTTATAATAGAGAGATCCCTGAGGTGGAGCATGCGGCCAGGCTAATACATACTGATCCTCTCATGCCAGATCCTGTAATGCAGGTAGGTGAAAATAGCTTTCACGAATCAAAAATATATTTTGCTGATCCGGATTTTCTGGAGATGTTTTCTTACAATATGAGATCGGGGAACATTAAGAATGCACTTTCTAACCCCGATCATGTAGCTATTTCTGCAAGTATGGCTCAGAAATATTTTCCCTTCCAGGAGCCTGTGGGGAAGAGCATCACCCTGCACCAAGGAGAGAGGGGTAGTGTTGATCTAAAAGTTAGTGGTGTTTTTGAAGATATACCTGCTAATTCTCATTTACATACTGACTTCTTAATTTCCTTCAGCACTATACCTTTTAATCTGGATGAAAACTGGGATTGGGACAACTTTTATAATTACATTGAACTAAGGCCAGATGCAGACCCCGCGATTGTTGAAAACAAGATGGCAGCCACAATGAAAAAGTATAGAGGCGATTTAATGGACGCTTGGGCAGACAATGGTTATAGAAGTGAAAAGCACTTAACGCAAATTCAAAACATTCATTTAGACTCACACATGGAGGAGGAGGCGGAGCCAAATGGAAGCAGGCAGACCGTTAACTTTCTGATGATTATCGCTTGTTTCATTTTAGTAATTGCCTGGATCAACTATCTCAATCTTACTGTGGCTAAAGCAGTTGAAAGGGCTAAGGAAATAGGCGTACGGAAAGTAATTGGTTCTAGTCGAAGGCAACTTATTGGCCAGTTTTTGTCAGAATCATTGGTTGTTAATCTATTAGCTGCTGCCGTGGCAGTTATAGTGTCTCAGCTTTTGCTACCTGGTGTTAGAAGTCTTCTGGGTTGGCAATTCAGCATGCACTATAATTTTGAGCTTATCCTCATTGCTTTTGCGATTTTGCTGGCGGGCACATTTTTATCTGGTTTTTACCCTTCTTTTATTCTTTCGGCTTATCGACCACTGGATGTATTAAAAAATAAAGTAACCAGCTCTAGAGGAGGTGTGAAATTGCGCAAAGTGCTCGTGGCCTTTCAATTTGCTGCCTCTATAATATTGATCATAGGCACTTTTGTGGTAAAAAGTCAATTGAATTTTATGCGTGAAAGAGATTTAGGCTATGATCCGGAGCAGATGCTGGTAGTGAAAGGGCCGGGCATGCAAGATTCAACTTATACCAAACACTTATCCTATTTCAAGGAACTGACTAATCAGTTATCAGGAGTAAAGGTAGTTGCCAGATCTACTGACGTGCCGGGAAAAGAGCTAAGCTGGGGCAGAAAATTTTACCAGAGCGCCACACCTGAAAATAAGGTGGGGCTAAGAATTGTAGCTATCGATGAAGATTTTTTCGACGCCTATGATATGACATTTCAAGCAGGAAGAAATTTTGACAAAGAAACTGCAACAGATAGAGCAGGCTTAATTTTTAATGAGCAGGCTATTAAGGAATTAGGGTTTGTAAGTCCTGAATCAGCTATCGACCAGGAGGTGGTTTGGATGGAAAATTCGGAAGATGAGCACCAGAAGCAGGTTGTGGGTGTGGTTAAGGATTACAACCAGGAATCACTTCATAAGGAGGTAGCCCCAATGGTTTTTGTGTTGAAAAGATATCTTAATGCACCTTGGACGGGTGAATATCTTTCTATAAAATTATCGAACTCAAACTATCTATCTCTCACTAATGAAATTAAGGATAACTGGGGTAAGGCTTTTCCGAATAGTCCATTTGAATATTTTTTTCTTGATGAACATTTTAACCAGCAGTATAAATCAGATCAGCAGTTTTCCAGAATATTCACAGTTTTCTCGGCCTTGGCCATAATCATTGCACTTATGGGGCTCTTCGGGCTAACTTCTTATATAACTCTACAGAGAACGAAAGAAATTGGTATAAGAAAAGTGCTCGGTGCTAAAACCCTCCAAATCGTAAAATTATTCACGGCAGAGTATACAGTTATTGTGATAGTATCTATGCTGATTGCCATGCCTATTGCTTACTATTTTACGTTGCAATGGCTGAGCAATTTTGCCTTCAAAGCTAATTTTAGTGTCTGGTATTTTGCAGTGCTCGGAGTAGTAATAATTGTAGGGACCTGGTTAATCATCGGTCTTCAAACTTTAAAAGGAGCCTCAGTAAATCCTGTGGAGTGTCTGAAAGATGAATAA